ATGTAAATCTCCTCTTCAAGATCACCATGGAGGAAGGCATTTTTTACGTCAAGTTGGTGCAATGGCCAATCTAAGTTTGCTGCAAGAGATAACAGTACTCTAACAGTTTTTAGTTTTGCTACAGGTGAGAAAGTTTCCTGATAATCTATACCATGTTTCTGTGTATAACCCTTTGCTACTAACCTCGCCTTGTATCGATCAATCGACCCATCTGCTTTATATTTAATAgagaaaatccacttgcaccccactgTCTTCCTCCCTTCCGGCAACACACTCAAAACCCATGTATTATTTTTCTGCAACGCCTCCAATTCTTCTTTTATAGCTTGAGCCCATTTCGGATCCGAGAAAGCTTCTTCAACCCTACTCGGAATCTGACATGAGGAGAGTGTATGTGCAAAAGCTCTGAGAGGTTCAGATAATCTTTGTGTAGACACATAATTGGCTATTGGATACTTGGATCGTCGTTCTTCTATGTCTGGGGAGTATCGATTTGGAGGCTTGCCTCGATTGTGTCTGAAAGGTAGAACATAACCCGCAGATGTATCTATAGCATTAGTTTGTAAAGGTATGGTAGGAGAGCTTACCTCAGGAATATTCTCAGTAGGAGGGTTGTTGGGTACTAAAGAGTGAGGGAATACACCAGATTCTGCATTTTCCGCTGATTCAGGTACTGGTTCAGCTTCAGTTCTCAAAGGTTCAGGTACAGGATCTGGTTCAGCTTCAGTTCTCAAAGGCTCAGGTACATGATCATGTTCAACCATGTCGTTGTCATCATTCGGATGTGTTGGATTGTCACCAACGTCTAACACTTCAACATCAGACCAATTCCGTTCTTCACCATAGATCTCCCCCTGAAGAGGGGAATTGGATATcggtgtaaaaaaaaattcagattcAAGAAAGGTGACATCCATGGTAATGTAGGTTCTTTTAGCAATGGGATCGTAGCATCTGTATCCCTTTTTGTGTACTCCATACCCCAAGAATAAACACCGGACAGCACATGGGTCCAACTTAGTGCGTTGATTTTTATGGAGGTGGACAAAAGCAACACAACCAAAAATTCGGGGAGGAATCATCAAAACAGTCGGTAAGGAGACATGATAAGAAAGCACCTTTAGTGGAGTCTGAAATTGTAAGACTTTGGTGGGCATGCGGTTCAGTAGATACACGGCTGTGGTAACAGCATCACTCCAGTATCTATTCGGCACATGTGCATTGATCAATAGAGCACGGGCAGTTTCTAAGATatgcctatttttcctttcagcaATACCATTCTGTTGTGGGGTTTGTGAACATGAGGTTTCATGGAGAATACCATGGTTGTTGAAGTATGTCTGGAATTGTTGATTAACATATTCCCCTCCATTGTCAGAACGAAGTATCTTAATTCTTGCAGAGAATTGTGTCTGAACCATGGcatgaaatgattgaaaaatagaaaatacttCATCTTTGTGTTTTAGGAGGTAAAGCCATGTCATTCGTGTGCAGTCATCAACAAATATTACAAACCAACGATGACCAGAAGACGTAGTTACTAgtgaaggtccccaaacatcggAATGTATTAAATCAAAAGGAATCATACTTTTATTCATGCTCATGGGATAAGAAGCCCTATGACTTTTGGCTAAGATACAAGTATCacatttaaaatctaaatgtgtTACATTTGAAAATAACCCAGGTAATAAGTGCTTCAAATACCCAAATGATGGATGCCCAAGTCGATGATGCCATAACCAAATCTGCCTCTCCTTGTTACCAACCTTGTGACGCATGTGATTTGCTCTTCCCGAACTGAAGGCATCCACGTAGTAtaaccccccccccctcttAGTACCACGCCCAATTATCTCCTTGGTGAGAATATCCTGAAGAAGGCAAAAAGTAGAATACATCAATACCACACAATTAAGATCTGAAGTAACTTGGCTTACAGACATCAGTCTATTTGAAAGAGAGGGTACAAGTAATGTATTAGATAATGAAAGGGAAGGAGATAAAGTCACTGTTCCAGCCCCTGTAACTGGATAGGTGACCCCATTAGCATTTGCAACACAGCTCCGTCTCGGCTGAGTTGTATTAGAGAAATCCTTTGAATCAAATGTCATATGGTCTGTTGCCCCAGAGTCGAGAATCCAGTCCTCATCATCCTTGTGAGTAAAGATATGAAATGCCTTACTCGAAGTACCTGAATCATGTGAAGATTCGGCTTGAGGAATGAGGGATAACGAAGCATCACAGGTAACCACAGCAGCTCTCCCAGTGTGGTTATCATTAGCAATGATTTCCCGTTTTTTCCGTGCTTGAAGGTCATTCCACCAATCTGGATATCCATGCAGTTTGAAGCAGGTGTCACGGGTGTGTTTAGAGTTGCCGCAATGGGTACACTTCATGGCGTCAGATGGTGGTTTAGTTTTGAATGAGGAGTTGGATTTCCCGCTGCTTAGGGAAAGAGCTCCAGGTTTCGGTGGCATCTGGTGATGGCTGCCTTTGATCCCTTTGGATGCCATAACTGCTCCTGGAGGAGTATCTGCACCCGAGATCATCACGGTCTGCCTGTTCTCTTCCCTACGGACAAATGCATAGGCCTGTTCCACCGTAGGGAATGGTTTGATTTGTAGAACATCACTCCGAGTTTTATCCAATCTGTCATCTAGTCCATCAAGGAAAGTATAAACTCGATCTTCCTGTAGAATGGAATTGTATTTCTGTATGTCAATAGCACACTCCATCGGGTTAGGACGACGAAAATCGATTTCTCGCCACAGCCCTTGAAGGTCATTGTAGTATTTTTCAATGGATCCACCCGCCTGCTTCATACGAGTAACCCGACGTCGGAGATCATAGACTTGAGACGTGTCTGTCCCATCAAAATAGGTTATAGCAGCAGAATCCCAAATCTGTTTTGCAGTTGGGAATCGGATAAAATTGGCAATCAAGGAAGGGTCCATCGAATTGATCAACCATCCCTTGACAATGGCGTTTTCGGTGCGCCATCTCCTGAATGAAGGATCTGTTTCTGGAGGCTGAGGAGAATCTCCATTGATATATCCCAGCTTGTCCTTGCCAGAGATATACATCTCGACAACCTGGGACCATAAGGCATAGTTGGATCCTTCCAACTTGATACCGATCGGAGTAGTTGACGAATCAGCAAGCAGAGGTTGAGGGGAGGTCTGGGCTCTAGTCAGGACCTCGGTCATTCTTGTAGTTAGATCGCTAAGGATGGAATCGGTCTGGGGAATGAGAGGTTGTGTTATATCTCTAGATTCCGCCATGGAGTCTGTCGGTTCTGGTTTGACAAGATTTGCTGTATATTAACGGATAACCGGTTGGAGCACTGTGAGGTAGCAGGAATCAGAGGGAAGCAACGCTGGAATCTGACCAGgaagatgaagttgaagatgatACCAGGTGGGTCTTCCGGAGTTTTTTTCTGGTCACAATGGCTGAGCAGAGGTCCTAGGGacgtgctctgataccatgtcaaaaggTAGTCTTTATTTCTTCAGTTTCCTTGTGTGTTGAATACAATACTATATAGATACAGAGCAAAGAAACCTATTCTAGCATATACATATCTTGCGGCAAAAAATAAGGCCATCCCTTGAAGTATGGGATTTACATAATCAGGTTTCTATACTTATCCCATTAGACTTCTATACTTATCCCATTAGACAGCTCACGCCAACAGGGATCACatgaatctctctctctctctctctctctctctctcttttgtttttttctaacaTTTATTAAGGCCATATGCATGTCGAAAAATGGTTGTCCATTAAGCCACTTTACAAAGGTTGTCCATGAGATGGGGCATTGAGACCAATGCAAATCGATTTAAGCATTTTGGTCAAATTAGAGGTTTAATTTAGGAGGTCGGTTTGCCATTATACTGGAGCTCAACCCAACATATATGGAGCTGATTTTGTCAAGCCAAACTCAAAGCCCATTGTTCTAAATTACTCAAgttaaaaattggtttagactggattaataaatatatgttcACATTAATTTGCTAGGAATATTCATCAGTATTAACTTAAGTCCAATGTAAGACTAGAAGATCAAGATATATCACCAAGATTCCATTTggattttgagaattttgaggGCAATTATGAGGGgggaaataagaaagaaaaaaagaagaaaataaaatgtgaattttttttttaaaaaaaagtttaaaattaatataaacctctttaaatttatttatcttattttctctttcaaataagaagtaagaatttaaaaataaacaagtttctaattttttatttatttcattcttcTTCTGTACAAACCAAACATTAAAACAATTGCATAAGCGTATGGTCTTTGCAAGCAAAGAATCCAGTGAACCAAGTATCATATCCTTGATGGTGCATCATAAAGTAGCAGGGGAGATGCAAAGTATGAAGTGAACTGCTTCTAAAAGTTGGtactaattttttctttaatttgttgttgaaaGAGGATATTTAATGACAGGATATTAAAAGAAACCCCCTAagtttttttagtaaaaaaatgacCTGTAGctgagtttttaattttttagtataaaaattaatttgctcCTTTTTTCACAACCAACGCGCGTAATCTCAAAGCCTATACGATTAAGAACACCAAAAGGTAATTCTTAGATTGggcatttttaataaaatcaaaaggttttttttttcccccaattTTAGTACCCACGTTTTTCTTCTCTCATCAGTCTAAATCTTCAAATCTTGAGGTTAAAATGGTAAAGTAGGAGTTTGAGTTAAgagattaatttttataatcttgagagagtttgtttaaatgtgaggtatcacttgagaATTGATGTTAAAGATCCttggaattggaaattaaaatgtACAAGTTTAAGACTTTAGTTGAAAGCATTGGAAGATAGTGAAACCCTTGGTTTAGATTGAAGAtaaaggagagtggatgtaggtggGTTATTTCAAACCATTATAAACAAAGTTTACGTCTCTTTGTCCcgtttcctttttattttacttgcaattattttatttgttaccattttcatctaatttggtaacaagtttttaaaaaaagatgatCTAGAGTCAATTCATCCAGGTTTATTATTTAGATCAACTTCACAATCAATGTTAAAGTTAGACATCTTGTCTAGGAGTTCATCATCTAAAAGAATAATAGTAAATTTACCCTACTTATCTACCATGGAAGGATATTTCATGAATaaaccctttctaattttttttccaatgttttCATTATAGTTCCTGAACAAGAGTGGGATGAGGTTAGCATCTCCAACTCTCATATATAAAATCTTTGGACTATGAGCTATAGGATATCATTGAAAACGGACCGCACGTTCTTTTAAGAATTCTTAATGCGTTTGGCATTCCAAAACTCAAACAAGAGTGAGATGAACTTGATAGGAAGAAAATGCAACTCAATGTTATGTTTGttaatcttttatttcatgcatcagatagaaatgaatataatagaattttaaattgtaaatcaattatgaaaatatgaagaattttaaaaattacacaTGAGGGTacaaataaagtaaaagaatCTAAAATCAACATATTTGTTCTTAGTTATGAACTTATTAAAATGGAAGAATATGAATTAATTGTTAATATGGTTACTAGATTTATGAATATCATAAATGGCCTTCATGCTCTAGGAAAGACCTTCTCCAACaccaaaaaaatgaagaagatttCCAAGTAATGGAAAACAAAGATGACCTCTATTCAAGAAGTTAAAGATCTTTTTAATCAACCTCTTAAAAGAATTAATGAGTTTTCTCATCAcctatgaaattaattataatgaaGAAACATGAAGAGGTGAAGAAAATGTGTTTCAtggttttaaggaaaatgagaatgAGGTAAATCCTAACCTTAGGTATTATGAACTCTAAGATTCTTTTCAAGAATTATATGCTGATCTAGAGAATCTTGGTTTAAAAACTACATtgctcaaaattaaataaaatcctCTTTTTCAAATGAACTTAAAGAATTGAAAGACAAGTATGATCTTATTGAAAACTTCAAAGTtattcttgaaaaagaaaattagggtttaaaaagaaaaatgaatgactAACCATTTGCTtctcaaaattctcaaatgggtaaaagatttttaatatgatCTTAGCAaactaaaaatgtatttttgatgAAAAAGGATTGAGTTACAagcttcataaaaataaaaaatactgtAAGAaccattttataaaaaagatttcTAATACTGGCCAAGCAATCATGTGCAATTTTTATGGGAGAAAGAATCATATTAATAGTACTTGTCTATTGAGAAAATACCCGTGCATGTTCCATCTACTTGTAAATCTACTTACTTtctaaaggaaagaaaaactaatCTTTAAGAACCCAAGAAGGTATTAGTACCAAAAGTCacataaaattgtttaatttgtaaAGAACCATCTAAGAAAAAATTAGGATATGTTCTTCATTGAGACAATGCAAAAGTATTAGCATTAGAAATGTTGGTAATGGAATCTCTTATTATAGTCACATATTGTGCTCTAATAGCACAATTAGAGAGTGAACTATGTGATAAAAAAGCTTAACTTATCCCACTTAACTCAAATTGTTACTTAGACCCTAATAAGGAATCTAACATATTTCTTAAGCTAAAATCCAagtttaagaaatgaaaatgatgcaAGTTAATGTAAGAACTTTTTTCATCCATGATAGCTTAATGTGCATACAAAGAGCTCTAACAGTTTTGAAGCATGATGAGAGATGCAACAATTGCAAATGGAGAAATGCATGGAATGAAAGATGAGTATGAATATTATAGAGAGATATGGAGAGCaagaaaacataagaaagaAGATTAGAGGTCATAACTTAATGTTCAACATGAGAATTGAAACTCAAACCCAGCAATAGCATATAGCCTAACTTTGACTTAATTCTTGAAAGACTTTCTAAGGTTAATTTTGAGTAAATTATCTTCAAAATATCAACAGTCCAACATTTTCACCAATATGCAAATTAGAGTTGAAACAAATAAGTTATGGTCGTTTGAAAATAACTAGGTATAATTGAAGagccatttcaaaattttaacttatgatttcgaaatcaattttgaaatcacCCTAATTTTGAAATCACTCACTACCACTTTGAGGTTTTGCTTTTCTAGCTTAGGAATAATGTTTTTGACACTCCATCCATCCTAAGTGGGCCCTATATGATTGgaaatcaagattttatttttatttatttttttgtcatttttaggtaattatttagGAAATAAGTTGTCGATAGGAATAGGAACATGTCATgtgtaggttttttttttgccaaaacttaaaataaaaaaaataaaataaataaaaaaaacctcaacttttaggttttcaaaggattttgattttttttttttgttagagtgaagaaaacagagtcCGGATCTTgggtttttttcttctccattattattaattaatatattattattatttttatttttttaacattcaaGAATgattctttatctttctttaatGGATTGTACATGTGACAAAACACACATGAGAAGCCAAAGAGCTTTATTGgggtgaaaaatatgaaaacttaGAGTAAAGgcttgaaagaaaataatgaaaaattaaactcaaTAATAGAATGAAATAATTGATGGAAAATATAACTAATAAGAATAGAGATACTCTCTAAGATTTGTTTGAATTAGGGGATGAGACAATTATCCATTCTTTGATTTTagggattcttggtaattcttaaTCCTTAGCTATCTAGGGTTTAGCCATGGTCATCTTCCATAAGGCAAATCCATATGCAATGGTAAATGCTTACAAATCTTAGACCCAAACCAAGATTTCAACTCTATGCATCTAAtagattattcaaaataaaataaaatattatacataaggaTACATAAGCAATTAACcctaaattattgaatttagtTTGATCTAGATTAGCCACATTTTGAATAGCACCAgatttatacaaataaatatccTTATTTCACCTAAAGTCCTAAATTCCTAAGCCCAAatttggattgtggaaaacacAATCTTGaacatttgaataaaaaaaataatggattcTTGCATTTTTAATTTAGGCTTATTTAGCAAACTCAActtcatttaaataaattttcgaacattttcaatttaaagaatttgattAAAGTTTACCTGGTTTGACAAATTTCATTAATCAATCTCTTAAGATGATACTTGGAATATTGTAAAAGTTGTAATAACTTTTTCTCTAGCTCTTCTTAACTAAAATTGTTGTGTACAAGGCTTAACATTTTAAACAATAGAGAATAGTGGTCAATCTtccataataaaaaatgttttgtatATCATTTTGTTTAGCATAAATCAGtgattttgtaattaaaaaaaaactaacacttTAAAGTTGCTTTTTAACCCATCATAAGTTATTTCAAAGTATTTTATATGCAAATGTTTTACTctcaatacaaaataaaattttgggaaaacttGATTCAAAACAATTGTGAAGTATTTCTTGGTCATGTGCTCTTCTAGAAAGGCATATacaattttcaacaaaagaatTCTTGTAATAAAGGTGTTTGTGTATATTATATGTAATCAATCTAACCCTATTTGTTAGAAATATGCTCAAAGTGATGAAGAGATAATAATTGAAGATGGCTTTGATAAGTTAAAAATTGATGATCATGGTTTGACTCAACAACAAAGAGAAGTAGTAATAAAGAAGGATGTAAAGCCAAATAAACTTGAAGAAACTCCACAACAAAGTGAATAAGAAAAAACGCTCCAAAATAATGGAGGCAATACCGCTCATGATCCAAAAGATCAACTTATTGATAGCATAACAAGAAGGGTAAGAATTCattcttaacttaaaaatatttacaataatttttatttgaatctaaaatcttcatgagaaaaaaaaatgatgatttttggATTATGGTtatgcaaagaaaaaatatgtattaaatcATTTGATACAAACTATATAAAATGGTTAATTTGTtgaaataagattaaattaaTAGCCCAAGGGTTGAATAAAATAGAATGGTACGTATCTTTACATGCTTTAAACTATTATCTTGCACCAAAtgaatgttaaaaatgtttcttaatgaagatgcatatATTGAAAAACATCTCAATTTTACTTGTAACAATTTtccaaataatatatttaaattgaaaaggacttttatgatttaaagtaaGCTTTATTGAGATTGATATAAAAGTTTAAGCAAATCTTTTGGAAAACGGTTTCAAATGAGAAAAATGGATAAAATCTTGTTTGCATTAGTAAAGCAAACTCtttgtttagtttagttttaatacCAATTACTcccttattatttttacttagagatttttttgttgatgacGAAAAAAGGAGAAGTGATATTAGGttgttatttatgataaaataattaagtattaaattgatACTATTGTTTTAGCAATCTTATGAATATCAATGTTATGTACTAAAAtaaacatacatacatacatacatacatacatatacatatatataatatccaCCTCTCCCAATTATTATAGCTTATTACTAATTGCTCGTTATATTACtttctttaattatattattttgagcACCCTTAGTTCTTAGACTTGATAGTTTGTTAAGTAAAAAATAGTTTACTTTGAATGTGAGCTTTTTTATAACCTTAGTTTATCATCAttaaaaagggagaaattgtTAGATCAAAGTTAATCTAATTGAACTTAAATTTTGGTTCAACacaagttttgatgataataaagcAAAGGTTTGGATTTAAGACCTACTTTTAAGTGTGATAGACAAAAAGATCTCTTTggaacaatataattaaaataaaataaaataactacaTAATCGTACATATCTCATTAAAggtaaaaaagaaatcaaaagaaaattctatTCAAAGTTAATTTTAGGTTAATCTTAAGTCAGACTAGGTATAGTGAGTTAGGATTGCATGCATATTgccattaaaatatttaacatatCAAAAATCATCcaattacaattaaaattgtttttaaatattttccaacGTTGGGTAAAGTATCTTTCAAATGAAAACTACCTTTGATTAATATATTTTGAGTTTGAAAGgcttttaaaaatgacttgggcATTAAGGCATGAAGTGCATTCAACATAGGACCCTCAAGTTTGTGTGTTTTAGTCATGTATCCTTAGGCAATCTATTGGATGATCGACTAGTTGCACACAATTCCcaatcttccaaaaaaaaaaaacatgttttggtAGTGTCTAGCAATCAACTTGGGATGCAATTGAGAAAGCGATCAACTAGGTCTTTAATCAATGGGTTAAGCAATCTAAGTCTCAAAGGTAACTTGTAGTGCAATAAATGCACAATACCGAATTGGGTGAGATCAACCATTTCAATGGGAAAATGTGTGTGAGCTCTTTTgagtaaaaattatatataaaagactCTTGAACAGTATTCATTGTAAAGAGCATTTGAGTCCACCTTGCTTTAACAACTTGTATATTTACCTAGTGCACCTTAACAATCCTAATTTATCTTGAAATCTTGAACTTAAAATGGTAAACTATGAGTTTATGTTGAGAGATCAAATCCTATAATCTTGAAAGAGTTTGTATCAAATGTGAGTTATCACTTGAGAGATTATATTTAAGTATAAGGTATCGCTCGAGGATTGGCGTTGAAGGCCCCTTGTAACCAAGAATCCAAGTATACAAGTTTAAGCTTTAGTAAAAAGCTTTTCAAGATAATGGAAGCTTCAACTTGAGATTAAAGTCAAAGGAAAGTGGATGTAAACGAATTATGTTGAAGCACTATAAACAAATCAAGTTTGCATTtctctattcctttctttttttattttacttgcgattagtttttttgttatcatttccatctaattcaataatatattttaaaaatataccaCTACCTAATTCACCCCTCCTTTGAGTGTACACCATTGGTCTGCTATACTTCATagtataaattttcaaaagaagcaATAAAACTTAATGCTTTTATTACAAACTATCAAAGTCAATACCTGCAAGTCGAGAAACCATGTCTTCTTCCTCTTTAAACCTAAAAGAACCTAAACTCAACGTCTTATCCTTCCATCaatattcttatttgattttagtGAAACTAAACACCATGAATTTCCTTTTACGGTAAGGCCTCTAGGCAGttcaaattttgtaataaaaaaaatatctctatGTATTAGTTCAGATCACTCGGTCTTCAACCTCAAACTAGTTGAGAGTTAACATTTTTTCCCCAATCAAACTTAACTTACAAATTAAGTTatttgagtacttaaaatataattgatttcGAGTGAGTCAGTCTCTACAAATTGACATCTTAAGTCAAATCGGTAGCTTTCATATAAATGgcagaataaaaataaataaaaataaaaataaaaaacaatttttaaaattttattacaggGAAGTCTAGCTTTGTTAGTCTGTTTGGGCAACTAGAAGTCTAGAACTTGGAATGAAAAACATGGTACCATGCAATTGACATTTACACTTGCATAAAGACTTTGGGCCGCCTCATTTGAACACATGCATTAATCCTATTTTGTCCGTGGTGACAGCCAAGGTTTAAatgggaaaattatttgaatttttcttttcaacctttcctttgattaatttttttttctttaaaaaaataaaaataaaacctattAAAGTGGAAGAAGTGACATTCACGTGCTCTCAAGTAagtacatttttatttttattttctatttataaaatgatttttactcTTATCAAGAAGAAACTTTTTCTTGGGATAGGTATCAAAGCGGCACCATCACTAGACATACTTTTTCTTATAGGCATAAATCATcgaatattatttatataactCGAATCTCGTAcctttatataaataaattttcatttttatcacaAAGAAAAGTTTAAACAAAGTGAATAAGGGAATTTCTCGTACCCCTTATTTTActtgagtttaattttttttattatatatatgtgt
The sequence above is drawn from the Vitis riparia cultivar Riparia Gloire de Montpellier isolate 1030 chromosome 6, EGFV_Vit.rip_1.0, whole genome shotgun sequence genome and encodes:
- the LOC117916773 gene encoding uncharacterized protein LOC117916773, translating into MDPSLIANFIRFPTAKQIWDSAAITYFDGTDTSQVYDLRRRVTRMKQAGGSIEKYYNDLQGLWREIDFRRPNPMECAIDIQKYNSILQEDRVYTFLDGLDDRLDKTRSDVLQIKPFPTVEQAYAFVRREENRQTVMISGADTPPGAVMASKGIKGSHHQMPPKPGALSLSSGKSNSSFKTKPPSDAMKCTHCGNSKHTRDTCFKLHGYPDWWNDLQARKKREIIANDNHTGRAAVVTCDASLSLIPQAESSHDSGYSHQGDNWAWY